One region of Mus musculus strain C57BL/6J chromosome 15, GRCm38.p6 C57BL/6J genomic DNA includes:
- the Sdc2 gene encoding syndecan-2 precursor, with amino-acid sequence MQRAWILLTLGLMACVSAETRTELTSDKDMYLDNSSIEEASGVYPIDDDDYSSASGSGADEDIESPVLTTSQLIPRIPLTSAASPKVETMTLKTQSITPAQTESPEETDKEEVDISEAEEKLGPAIKSTDVYTEKHSDNLFKRTEVLAAVIAGGVIGFLFAIFLILLLVYRMRKKDEGSYDLGERKPSSAAYQKAPTKEFYA; translated from the exons AGAACAGAGCTGACATCCGATAAGGATATGTACCTTGACAATAGCTCCATTGAGGAAGCTTCAGGAGTATATCCTATTGATGATGATGACTattcttctgcctcaggctcag GAGCTGATGAAGACATAGAGAGTCCAGTTCTGACAACATCCCAACTGATTCCAAGAATCCCACTCACTAGTGCTGCTTCCCCCAAAGTGGAAACCATGACGTTGAAGACACAAAGCATTACACCTGCTCAGACTGAG TCACCTGAAGAAACTGACAAGGAGGAAGTTGACATTTCTGAGGCAGAAGAGAAGCTGGGCCCTGCTATAAAAAGCACAGATGTGTACACGGAGAAACATTCAGACAATCTGTTTAAACGGACAGAAGTTCTAGCAG CCGTCATTGCTGGTGGTGTGATCGGCTTTCTCTTTGCCATTTTCCTCATCCTGCTATTGGTGTACCGCATGCGGAAGAAAGATGAAGGAAGCTACGACCTTGGAGAACGCAAACCATCCAGCGCAGCTTACCAGAAGGCACCCACTAAGGAGTTTTATGCATAA